From the genome of Pelobacter propionicus DSM 2379, one region includes:
- the thrC gene encoding threonine synthase — MRYISTRGGIQPINFKDAVMMGLATDGGLLLPESYPQISRQELDQWRSLSYPDLALRIISPFVDDIPVDDLKGLIQRSYATFNHPQVTPVVHRDGVHILELFHGVTLAFKDVALQLLGNLFEYILAERGERLNILGATSGDTGSAAIHGVRGKKGITIFILHPHGKTSPVQALQMITVGDANVHNIAIRGTFDDCQNMVKALFNDLQFKEKYSLGAVNSINWARVLAQVVYYFYAWLRVTDEGDRPVCFSVPTGNFGDIFAGYVAKRMGLPMGRLLLATNENNILTRFVRDGDYSLANVVATVSPSMDIQLASNFERYLFHLYDQDPGRVRAAFAELRECGRISFTPAEMEQVRADFCSATVDQAATLETIGSFNRETGYLLDPHTAVGVRAALDLLPSDAARVCLATAHPAKFGEAVEKAVGTPAPVPGSIAALAGMETRCTVMDADLEKVRQFVVEHVA, encoded by the coding sequence ATGCGTTATATAAGCACCCGCGGCGGTATTCAGCCGATCAACTTCAAGGACGCCGTCATGATGGGATTGGCAACCGACGGCGGCCTGCTCCTACCTGAATCATACCCCCAGATCAGCCGTCAGGAGCTGGATCAGTGGCGTTCCCTTTCTTATCCTGACTTGGCCTTGCGGATCATCTCCCCCTTCGTGGACGACATACCGGTCGACGACCTTAAGGGGTTGATCCAGCGCTCCTACGCTACCTTCAACCATCCCCAGGTGACGCCGGTTGTACACAGGGATGGCGTCCATATCCTGGAGCTGTTCCACGGCGTGACCCTGGCTTTCAAGGATGTGGCCCTGCAACTTTTGGGTAATCTGTTCGAGTATATCCTGGCGGAGCGGGGAGAACGGCTCAACATCCTGGGCGCCACCTCGGGTGACACAGGGAGCGCCGCTATCCATGGGGTGCGCGGCAAGAAGGGGATAACCATCTTCATCCTGCACCCCCACGGCAAGACCTCACCAGTGCAGGCGCTGCAGATGATCACTGTCGGTGACGCAAACGTGCACAATATTGCCATCCGCGGCACCTTCGACGACTGCCAGAACATGGTAAAGGCTCTGTTCAACGACCTCCAGTTCAAGGAGAAGTACTCCCTGGGCGCGGTCAACTCCATCAACTGGGCCCGCGTCCTGGCCCAGGTGGTGTACTACTTCTATGCCTGGCTACGGGTGACCGACGAGGGTGACCGGCCGGTCTGCTTCTCTGTTCCCACCGGTAACTTCGGTGACATCTTTGCCGGCTACGTGGCCAAGCGCATGGGGCTCCCCATGGGACGTCTGCTTTTGGCGACCAACGAGAACAACATCCTGACCCGTTTCGTCAGGGATGGCGACTACTCCCTGGCCAACGTTGTCGCCACCGTCTCCCCCTCAATGGACATCCAGTTGGCTTCCAACTTTGAACGTTACCTGTTTCATCTGTATGACCAGGATCCGGGCCGAGTGCGGGCTGCCTTTGCCGAGTTGAGGGAGTGTGGGCGCATCAGTTTTACCCCGGCCGAGATGGAGCAGGTTCGGGCGGATTTTTGTTCCGCCACGGTGGACCAGGCCGCTACCTTGGAGACCATCGGCAGCTTCAACCGGGAAACCGGCTATCTGTTGGACCCGCACACCGCCGTGGGGGTGCGGGCTGCTCTGGACCTGCTCCCCTCTGATGCGGCCCGCGTCTGTCTGGCAACTGCCCATCCGGCCAAGTTTGGAGAAGCCGTGGAAAAGGCGGTGGGGACGCCCGCTCCGGTTCCTGGTTCCATTGCGGCCCTGGCCGGCATGGAGACACGCTGTACCGTAATGGATGCCGATCTGGAGAAAGTGCGCCAGTTCGTTGTTGAGCATGTGGCGTAA
- the rpmB gene encoding 50S ribosomal protein L28 translates to MSRICAICGKGPSFGNNVSHANNKTRTVWYPNLQKIKAVRNGSVKTIKVCTRCIRSGHVTKAL, encoded by the coding sequence ATGTCAAGAATATGCGCAATATGTGGTAAAGGTCCCAGCTTCGGCAACAACGTAAGCCATGCCAACAACAAAACCCGTACCGTATGGTATCCCAACCTGCAGAAGATAAAGGCGGTCAGAAACGGCAGCGTCAAGACAATCAAGGTCTGCACCCGCTGCATCCGCTCCGGTCACGTCACCAAGGCGCTGTAA
- the rpoZ gene encoding DNA-directed RNA polymerase subunit omega — protein MARVTVEDCLDKVENRFLLVMLASKRVKQLYKGARPLVDPKNNRLVVTSLREIAAGKVGYEMIKRQRTQQ, from the coding sequence ATGGCACGGGTAACAGTTGAAGACTGCCTTGATAAAGTTGAGAACCGTTTCCTCCTGGTCATGCTGGCCTCCAAGCGGGTCAAGCAGCTCTACAAGGGGGCCAGGCCGCTGGTGGACCCCAAGAACAACCGTCTGGTGGTGACCTCCCTGCGGGAGATCGCTGCCGGCAAGGTCGGCTACGAGATGATCAAGAGACAACGCACCCAGCAGTAA
- a CDS encoding RelA/SpoT family protein — protein sequence MIRLNDILDKVASYNPTADLNLIRKAYVYCAKVHQGQTRLSGEPYIIHPMEVAGLLAELRLDVASVITGFLHDTIEDTLTTAEELTSLFGDEVATLVDGVTKISKIHFKTKAESQAENFRKMLLAMSIDIRVILVKLADRLHNMRTLEFQPELKQRSIAQETMDIYAPIANRLGISWIKVELEDLSFRYLNPEIYFDLARKISLKKREREAYVSEAKTVIADKLGQHGIKGEVSGRSKHLYSIYRKMLARNVELDEIYDLIALRILVDDVRDCYEVLGVIHSAWKPIPGRFKDYIAMPKGNMYQSLHTTVIGPHGDRMEVQIRTHEMHNVADAGIAAHWKYKEGKGYDERDVKRFSWLRQLLEWQQELQDSREFMDSVKVELFPEEVYVFTPQGDVKPFPRGSTPIDFAYAVHSDVGHRCVGAKVNGKLVPLKYELKNGDIVEVITSPHHTPSKDWLKIVKSSRARNRIRAWIKTEERKHSIVLGREICEKDFRKYSVNLQKIQKSGDFKRIAGEFGFAGDDDLLAAVGYGRITPNQIIGRLLPEGKLQERTERKESRLSAAINKLRGKTTSEAVEISGVDDVLVRFGKCCNPVPGDEIIGFITRGKGVTVHTADCKFALESDPERRIDVTWNQSKTSGLPVRIRVVCHDVKGILANISLAIANSEANIVSAMIQSTVDKRGENIFEVSVVDLAHLQRVMNALMKVKGVITVERMKN from the coding sequence ATGATCAGGCTCAACGACATCCTCGACAAGGTGGCGTCCTATAACCCCACCGCCGACCTGAACCTCATCCGCAAGGCCTACGTCTACTGCGCCAAGGTCCATCAGGGCCAGACCCGCCTGTCGGGCGAACCGTACATCATTCACCCCATGGAAGTGGCCGGTCTGCTGGCCGAGCTGCGTCTGGACGTGGCCAGCGTCATCACCGGCTTTCTGCACGATACCATCGAGGATACCCTGACCACCGCCGAGGAGCTGACCTCCCTGTTCGGCGATGAGGTCGCCACCCTGGTGGATGGCGTCACCAAAATTAGCAAGATCCATTTCAAGACCAAGGCCGAGAGCCAGGCCGAAAATTTCCGCAAGATGCTGCTGGCCATGTCCATCGACATCCGCGTGATCCTGGTCAAACTGGCCGACCGTCTCCACAACATGCGTACCCTGGAGTTTCAGCCCGAGCTGAAGCAGCGTTCCATCGCCCAGGAGACCATGGACATCTATGCCCCCATCGCCAATCGGCTGGGTATCTCCTGGATCAAGGTGGAGCTGGAGGATCTCTCCTTCCGCTACCTCAATCCGGAGATCTATTTCGATCTGGCGCGCAAGATCTCCCTGAAGAAGCGGGAGCGAGAGGCCTATGTGTCCGAGGCCAAGACCGTCATCGCCGACAAGCTGGGGCAGCACGGCATCAAGGGAGAGGTCTCGGGGCGCAGCAAGCATCTCTACTCCATTTACCGCAAAATGCTGGCGCGCAACGTTGAGTTGGACGAAATCTACGACCTGATCGCCCTGCGCATCCTGGTGGACGACGTGCGCGACTGCTACGAGGTGCTGGGGGTGATCCACTCGGCCTGGAAGCCGATCCCGGGGCGCTTCAAGGATTACATCGCCATGCCCAAGGGGAACATGTACCAGTCGCTGCACACGACGGTGATCGGGCCCCACGGCGACCGCATGGAGGTGCAGATCCGCACCCACGAGATGCACAACGTAGCCGATGCCGGCATCGCGGCCCACTGGAAGTACAAGGAAGGCAAGGGGTACGACGAGAGGGACGTGAAGCGCTTCTCCTGGCTGCGCCAGCTCCTGGAGTGGCAGCAGGAGCTGCAGGACTCCCGTGAGTTCATGGATTCGGTCAAGGTGGAGCTGTTCCCTGAGGAGGTCTACGTCTTTACCCCCCAGGGGGATGTGAAACCGTTCCCGCGGGGGTCGACACCCATCGATTTCGCCTATGCGGTGCACTCCGATGTGGGGCACCGCTGCGTGGGGGCCAAGGTCAACGGCAAGCTGGTGCCGCTGAAGTACGAGCTGAAGAACGGCGACATCGTGGAGGTGATTACTTCCCCCCACCACACCCCCAGCAAGGACTGGCTCAAGATCGTCAAGAGCTCCCGTGCCCGCAACCGAATCCGGGCCTGGATCAAGACCGAGGAGCGCAAACACAGCATCGTGCTGGGCAGGGAAATCTGCGAGAAGGATTTCCGCAAATATTCGGTGAACCTGCAGAAGATCCAGAAGAGCGGTGATTTCAAACGCATCGCCGGCGAATTCGGTTTCGCCGGTGATGATGACCTGCTGGCCGCGGTGGGGTATGGCAGGATAACCCCCAACCAGATCATCGGCAGGCTGCTGCCGGAGGGGAAACTCCAGGAAAGGACGGAGCGCAAGGAGTCGCGCCTGAGTGCGGCCATCAATAAGCTCAGGGGCAAGACCACCTCCGAGGCGGTGGAGATCAGCGGCGTGGATGACGTGCTGGTCCGCTTCGGCAAGTGCTGCAACCCGGTGCCGGGGGACGAGATCATCGGCTTCATCACCCGCGGCAAGGGGGTGACGGTGCATACGGCCGACTGTAAGTTCGCCCTTGAGAGCGATCCGGAGCGGCGCATAGACGTGACCTGGAACCAGAGCAAAACCAGTGGCCTGCCGGTCAGGATTCGCGTGGTCTGCCATGACGTTAAGGGGATTCTTGCCAACATTTCCCTGGCCATCGCCAACAGCGAGGCAAATATCGTCAGTGCAATGATCCAAAGCACGGTGGACAAGCGGGGCGAGAACATCTTCGAGGTGAGCGTGGTCGACCTGGCTCACCTGCAACGGGTTATGAACGCCCTGATGAAGGTCAAGGGTGTAATTACGGTGGAAAGGATGAAAAATTGA
- a CDS encoding YdcF family protein: MNIIKGVITLLFLVLVVVAVLFIDFTYKTFSYHQREVRADAIVVLAGGKGRVDEGVRLFRQGKGHWLFFIGVDPTVRRSDLYRPRPGDPPASGVILEKASRNTLENAVYGRDVIMERNVRSILLITSRYHMKRASILLRNALPKDVAIYPYPVDTANLKEAWWSHRSSFHLLFGEFYKYCMFRAFFLLAPGELRRDLG; this comes from the coding sequence ATGAATATCATCAAGGGTGTGATCACCCTGCTCTTCCTGGTGCTGGTCGTGGTCGCAGTGCTGTTCATCGATTTTACGTACAAGACGTTCTCCTATCACCAGCGCGAGGTGAGGGCTGATGCCATTGTGGTGCTGGCCGGCGGCAAGGGGAGGGTGGACGAAGGGGTGCGGCTCTTCCGCCAGGGGAAGGGGCACTGGCTCTTTTTCATCGGCGTTGACCCCACGGTGCGTCGCTCCGACCTGTACCGCCCCCGGCCGGGAGACCCGCCCGCCTCGGGGGTGATTCTCGAAAAGGCGTCGCGCAATACCCTGGAAAACGCAGTGTATGGCCGAGACGTGATCATGGAGCGGAACGTGCGCTCCATACTGTTGATCACCTCCCGCTATCACATGAAGCGGGCCTCTATCCTGCTACGCAACGCGCTGCCCAAGGATGTGGCCATCTACCCCTACCCGGTGGACACGGCCAACCTGAAGGAGGCCTGGTGGAGCCACCGATCCAGTTTTCATCTGCTCTTCGGAGAATTCTATAAATATTGCATGTTCCGCGCCTTTTTCCTGTTGGCGCCGGGCGAGCTGCGCCGTGACCTGGGTTGA
- a CDS encoding RidA family protein, whose translation MKLDVISTDKAPAAIGPYSQAVRLGDILFCSGQIPLDPATGQVVGGDVSAQAVRVMENISAVLAVADRGFDDVIKTTIFLTDMADFAVVNEVYGRYFSGHKPARSTVAVNGLPRGVLLEIEVVARG comes from the coding sequence TTGAAACTGGACGTGATATCGACGGATAAGGCGCCCGCAGCCATAGGACCCTATTCCCAGGCGGTGCGACTGGGGGATATTCTCTTCTGTTCCGGCCAGATACCGCTGGACCCGGCCACGGGCCAGGTGGTGGGTGGTGACGTGTCCGCGCAGGCAGTCCGGGTGATGGAGAACATCTCCGCCGTGCTGGCCGTTGCCGATCGCGGGTTCGACGACGTGATCAAGACCACCATCTTTCTGACTGACATGGCCGACTTTGCGGTGGTGAACGAGGTCTACGGCCGCTACTTCAGCGGTCACAAACCGGCCCGCTCCACGGTGGCGGTCAATGGGCTGCCCCGGGGGGTGCTGCTGGAGATCGAGGTGGTTGCCAGGGGGTGA
- the gmk gene encoding guanylate kinase yields the protein MNREGLIMIISAPSGAGKTTLCRRLRQRFPAMRESISFSTRQPRPGEKDGEDYCFVSRDEFQAMVTQGAFAEWAEVHGNLYGTALRTLEEARETGTDLLLDIDCQGALSLKKNFPGGVYVFIIPPSMDELRRRLEGRSSDVPEVIERRIRRASDEIREARWYDYIIINDRIEEAFEELSAVVLAQSRTTPRMLGRVAKLFDI from the coding sequence ATGAACCGCGAAGGTCTGATCATGATCATCTCCGCCCCCTCCGGGGCGGGCAAGACAACCCTCTGCCGCCGGCTGCGCCAGCGTTTCCCCGCCATGCGCGAGTCCATCAGCTTTTCCACCCGCCAACCGCGGCCGGGGGAGAAGGACGGAGAGGATTATTGCTTCGTCTCCCGGGACGAGTTCCAGGCCATGGTGACGCAGGGAGCCTTCGCCGAATGGGCCGAGGTGCATGGCAACCTGTACGGCACGGCGCTCAGGACTCTGGAGGAGGCGCGCGAAACGGGGACCGATCTGCTGCTGGATATCGATTGTCAGGGAGCCCTGTCCCTGAAGAAAAATTTCCCCGGCGGGGTGTACGTCTTTATCATCCCCCCCAGCATGGATGAACTGCGCCGCCGCCTTGAGGGGCGCTCGTCCGATGTGCCGGAGGTTATCGAGCGCCGCATCAGGCGCGCTTCCGACGAGATCAGGGAGGCGCGCTGGTATGACTACATCATCATCAACGACCGCATCGAGGAGGCCTTCGAGGAACTGTCGGCGGTGGTGCTGGCCCAGAGCCGGACGACCCCGCGCATGCTGGGGCGGGTGGCGAAATTGTTTGATATTTGA